From Bacteroidota bacterium, the proteins below share one genomic window:
- the rfbD gene encoding dTDP-4-dehydrorhamnose reductase — MKAGTKRVLITGSNGLLGQKVVEILSRSNNYNLLLTSRQEHSVFQDELLTYRRLDASDRPEVRKVLDEFEPEVIINTAAMTNVDQCETDREAAWRANVVSVENLVNSAKLVGSHLIHISTDYVFDGQNGPYIELDRPNPVSYYGRTKLASENIIRTSGIPSTIIRTMILYGSGYNVKVNFALWVLKNLIDGKPIRVVDDQIGNPTLADDLAFAIIKVMELERSGLYHISGSDLVSRYDFALTLAEVFEFNKKLITPVKSSALKQAATRPMKSGFITLKAQTDLDVKMSGMRHGLTVVKNELAAHAAESTSGSK, encoded by the coding sequence GTGAAGGCAGGCACGAAGCGCGTTCTTATCACCGGCAGCAACGGCCTGCTGGGACAGAAGGTCGTCGAGATCCTCTCCCGTTCCAACAATTACAACCTGCTTCTCACCTCGCGACAGGAGCACTCCGTTTTCCAGGACGAGTTGCTCACCTATCGCCGGCTCGACGCGAGCGACCGGCCCGAAGTGCGCAAGGTTCTGGACGAATTCGAGCCCGAGGTCATCATCAATACGGCCGCGATGACGAACGTCGATCAATGCGAGACCGACCGCGAAGCCGCCTGGCGGGCCAACGTCGTCAGCGTGGAAAACCTTGTGAATTCCGCAAAGCTTGTCGGCTCCCATCTGATCCACATCTCCACCGATTACGTGTTTGACGGACAGAACGGCCCCTACATCGAGCTGGACCGCCCGAACCCGGTCAGTTATTACGGCAGGACGAAGCTCGCGAGCGAGAACATCATTCGCACGAGCGGGATACCGAGCACGATCATCAGGACGATGATCCTCTACGGGTCGGGATACAACGTGAAGGTGAATTTCGCGCTCTGGGTGTTGAAGAACCTGATCGACGGGAAACCGATCCGGGTGGTCGACGATCAGATCGGAAATCCGACGCTCGCGGACGATCTTGCGTTCGCGATCATCAAGGTGATGGAGCTCGAGAGATCGGGGCTCTACCACATCTCCGGCTCCGACCTGGTCAGCCGCTACGATTTCGCGCTCACCCTCGCGGAGGTATTTGAGTTCAACAAGAAACTGATCACCCCCGTAAAATCCTCCGCGTTGAAGCAGGCGGCCACCCGCCCGATGAAGTCCGGGTTCATCACGCTCAAGGCGCAGACCGATCTCGATGTCAAGATGTCGGGGATGCGTCACGGCCTGACCGTGGTGAAGAACGAATTAGCGGCTCACGCCGCAGAATCCACCAGCGGGAGCAAGTGA
- the dapA gene encoding 4-hydroxy-tetrahydrodipicolinate synthase, producing the protein MKKKLLFRGTGTALVTPFTAKGEIDEKALRKLVDFQIANGVEAILPSGTTGESATLTDDEQARVIGIVAEQARKRAKIIAGAGANSTAKAIALSRNAMKAGADAILSVGPYYNKPTQEGYFRHYLAIAEAVDAEIVVYNVPGRTASNIEAETTLRMAEEIPGIAGVKEASGNFTQIMEILRHRPKGFGVWSGDDSITLPLTALGADGVVSVVSNVVPKLFSEMVRLCLKGKFERAAEIHYKLLPLMNFDFVESNPIPVKAALAAMGFIKEVYRLPMVELSVKHRPGLKKILDDLKLLD; encoded by the coding sequence ATGAAGAAGAAACTCTTATTTCGCGGAACTGGCACGGCGCTCGTCACTCCCTTCACGGCGAAGGGGGAGATCGACGAGAAGGCCCTGCGGAAACTTGTCGACTTCCAGATCGCGAACGGCGTCGAGGCGATTCTCCCCTCCGGAACGACGGGAGAGAGCGCGACACTCACGGACGACGAGCAGGCGCGCGTCATCGGGATCGTAGCCGAGCAGGCGAGGAAGCGGGCAAAGATCATTGCGGGCGCCGGCGCAAATTCGACCGCCAAGGCGATTGCGCTTTCACGGAATGCAATGAAGGCGGGCGCCGACGCGATTCTTTCTGTCGGCCCCTACTATAATAAGCCGACACAGGAAGGCTATTTCCGGCATTATCTCGCCATAGCGGAAGCGGTGGACGCAGAGATCGTCGTTTACAACGTCCCGGGTCGCACTGCGAGCAACATCGAAGCGGAGACCACGCTCCGGATGGCCGAAGAGATTCCGGGCATCGCAGGGGTCAAGGAAGCGTCGGGCAACTTCACACAGATCATGGAGATTCTCCGCCACCGCCCGAAGGGGTTCGGCGTCTGGTCGGGCGACGACTCGATCACGCTCCCCCTCACCGCGCTCGGCGCCGACGGCGTCGTGTCGGTCGTCTCGAATGTGGTCCCGAAATTGTTTTCGGAAATGGTCCGCCTTTGCCTGAAAGGGAAATTCGAACGGGCGGCGGAGATCCATTACAAGCTCCTCCCACTGATGAACTTCGATTTTGTGGAATCGAATCCGATTCCGGTGAAAGCGGCGCTCGCCGCCATGGGATTTATCAAGGAGGTGTACCGGTTGCCGATGGTCGAATTGAGTGTGAAGCACCGGCCGGGGCTTAAGAAGATTCTGGATGATCTCAAACTGCTGGACTGA
- the serS gene encoding serine--tRNA ligase yields the protein MLDIKFIREHPDLVKEGIRKKGETDNVDELLAADTQLRGLLQKGEALKSRRNVVSEEIGKLKRDKKDASSPIAEMETVKSQIKAIDDELKHVEETVNRLLLLLPNIPHPSVPVGTKPSDNQEIAKWGEPPVIDFKPLSHWELIDKLKIIDFDRGSRIAGAGFPVYTGQGAKLQRALINFFLDEAVSRGYRELQPPLMVNAASATGTGQLPDKEDLMYTVPKDELYLVPTAEVPVTNFHRDELLAEQDLPLKYCAYTPCFRREAGSYGKDVRGLNRLHQFDKVELVKFVHPGVSYNELEDLRADGEQLLQKLGLHYRVLLMCTGDMGFTQSKKYDLEVWSIGQARWLEVSSISNFEAFQARRINARFRPRGGGKPEFVHTLNGSGLALPRVVAALLENYQTPEGKVLVPKVLHKYTGFEVIG from the coding sequence ATGCTTGATATAAAGTTCATCCGCGAGCACCCGGACCTGGTAAAAGAAGGCATCCGGAAGAAAGGGGAAACAGATAACGTCGACGAGCTCCTCGCGGCCGATACGCAGCTTCGCGGTTTGCTCCAGAAGGGAGAGGCGCTCAAGAGCCGCCGGAATGTCGTCTCGGAGGAAATCGGCAAACTAAAGCGCGACAAGAAGGACGCGTCGTCCCCCATCGCAGAAATGGAAACCGTCAAGAGCCAGATCAAGGCGATCGACGACGAACTGAAGCACGTGGAGGAAACGGTGAACCGATTACTCCTCCTCCTTCCGAATATTCCCCATCCCTCGGTGCCGGTCGGGACGAAACCCTCCGACAACCAGGAGATCGCGAAGTGGGGTGAGCCGCCGGTGATCGATTTCAAGCCGCTCTCGCACTGGGAGCTGATCGACAAACTCAAGATCATCGATTTCGACCGCGGTTCGAGAATCGCAGGCGCCGGATTCCCTGTGTATACGGGACAGGGCGCAAAGCTGCAGCGCGCGCTGATCAATTTCTTCCTCGACGAAGCCGTCTCGCGGGGGTACCGTGAACTTCAGCCGCCTCTGATGGTAAACGCGGCGAGCGCGACGGGGACGGGACAGCTTCCCGACAAGGAAGACCTGATGTATACGGTCCCGAAAGACGAACTCTACCTTGTCCCCACCGCCGAGGTCCCCGTGACGAACTTCCACCGGGATGAGCTCCTCGCCGAACAGGACCTTCCTCTCAAATATTGCGCGTACACTCCTTGCTTCCGGCGTGAAGCGGGTTCGTATGGAAAGGATGTGCGGGGGCTGAACAGGCTTCACCAGTTCGATAAGGTGGAGCTCGTGAAATTCGTGCATCCCGGGGTGTCGTACAACGAGCTCGAAGATCTGCGCGCAGACGGCGAACAGCTGCTGCAAAAACTCGGGCTCCACTACCGCGTGCTGTTGATGTGCACCGGAGACATGGGTTTCACGCAGTCGAAGAAATACGATCTTGAAGTCTGGTCGATCGGCCAGGCGCGCTGGCTCGAAGTTTCATCGATCAGCAACTTCGAAGCGTTCCAGGCGAGGCGGATCAATGCGAGGTTCCGGCCGAGAGGGGGAGGGAAGCCTGAGTTCGTTCACACGCTCAACGGATCCGGGCTCGCGCTCCCGCGCGTGGTCGCGGCGCTGCTGGAGAATTACCAGACTCCGGAGGGGAAGGTTCTCGTTCCGAAGGTTCTCCACAAGTATACCGGATTCGAAGTTATAGGGTAA
- the dapB gene encoding 4-hydroxy-tetrahydrodipicolinate reductase: MNIALLGYGKMGREIERLARERKITVKKIFDVAENPDGKGLTKQSLKGVDVCIDFSTPDAALTNIKAVADCGVNIVVGTTGWYGKLKQVEALVRAKKIGLLYSPNFSIGMNVFIGLVVEASARFDKIKEYDVAIAETHHKGKVDSPSGTALIIGEAILSQINRKKKLLLETSHDQIPKESLHVTSTRVGSVVGTHEVLFDSEADSIELVHTAKNRSGFALGALVGAEWLKGKKGCFTMRDVINSL, translated from the coding sequence AATATCGCTCTCCTCGGATACGGCAAGATGGGCCGGGAAATCGAACGCCTTGCCCGCGAACGGAAGATCACGGTTAAGAAGATCTTCGATGTGGCCGAGAATCCGGACGGTAAGGGGCTCACGAAGCAATCCCTCAAAGGCGTGGATGTCTGCATTGACTTTTCCACCCCCGATGCAGCGCTGACCAATATCAAAGCGGTTGCCGACTGCGGCGTGAATATCGTCGTCGGGACCACGGGGTGGTACGGCAAGCTGAAGCAGGTCGAGGCGCTGGTCCGCGCAAAGAAGATCGGCCTGTTGTATTCGCCGAACTTCTCAATCGGCATGAATGTGTTTATCGGGTTGGTTGTTGAGGCCTCGGCGAGATTCGACAAGATCAAGGAGTACGACGTTGCAATCGCCGAAACCCACCACAAGGGAAAGGTCGATAGCCCGAGCGGCACCGCTCTCATCATCGGCGAGGCAATTCTTTCGCAGATCAACCGGAAGAAGAAATTGCTTCTCGAGACATCCCACGATCAAATTCCCAAAGAAAGCCTCCACGTCACTTCGACGCGGGTGGGATCGGTCGTCGGAACGCACGAGGTGCTCTTCGATTCCGAGGCGGATTCCATCGAGCTTGTGCACACCGCGAAAAACAGGAGCGGCTTCGCGCTCGGCGCGCTCGTCGGCGCGGAGTGGCTGAAGGGCAAGAAGGGCTGCTTTACGATGAGAGACGTCATCAACTCACTTTGA
- a CDS encoding 2,3,4,5-tetrahydropyridine-2,6-dicarboxylate N-succinyltransferase, which yields MPLKETIERLFELPPEQIEKGERANVIQAVGELKEMLNLGKARAAEVSAGSWRVNTWVKKGILLAFRVGQIAEIPSESGFTFLDKETLGLKRFNGAGGVRIVPGGSSVRDGSFIGAGVVIMPPSYVNIGAYVDEQTMIDSHALVGSCAQVGKRVHLSAASQLGGVLEPVGSMPVVVEDDVFIGGNCGIYEGTIVGRGAVIAAGVILTGSTPVYDLINQTVLRKSASQPLIIPERAVVIAGNRHIHQPFAKEHHLSVYAPIILKYRDEKTDAATVLEESLR from the coding sequence ATGCCGCTCAAAGAAACCATCGAACGATTGTTTGAACTACCGCCCGAGCAGATCGAGAAGGGCGAGCGCGCGAATGTGATCCAGGCGGTGGGAGAGCTCAAAGAGATGTTGAACCTGGGCAAAGCCCGTGCGGCCGAAGTCTCAGCAGGAAGCTGGCGTGTGAACACCTGGGTTAAAAAGGGGATCCTGCTCGCGTTTCGTGTGGGGCAAATCGCGGAGATTCCTTCGGAAAGTGGATTCACGTTCCTCGATAAGGAGACCCTCGGTTTAAAGCGGTTCAATGGAGCTGGGGGCGTGCGGATCGTTCCGGGAGGAAGTTCGGTCCGTGACGGATCGTTCATCGGGGCAGGGGTTGTCATCATGCCTCCGTCGTATGTCAACATCGGCGCTTACGTCGACGAACAGACAATGATCGACTCGCACGCGCTTGTCGGCTCGTGCGCACAGGTCGGGAAACGGGTTCATCTGAGCGCAGCTTCACAATTGGGCGGAGTGCTCGAACCGGTCGGCTCGATGCCCGTCGTCGTCGAAGACGACGTCTTTATCGGCGGAAACTGCGGTATTTATGAAGGGACGATTGTCGGTCGCGGCGCGGTGATTGCCGCGGGGGTCATCCTCACCGGCTCGACTCCCGTGTACGACCTGATCAACCAGACGGTGCTCAGGAAATCGGCCTCCCAGCCGTTAATCATCCCCGAGAGGGCCGTGGTCATCGCCGGCAACCGCCACATCCATCAACCATTCGCAAAAGAACATCACCTGTCGGTCTACGCCCCGATCATCCTCAAGTACCGGGACGAAAAGACCGACGCGGCAACGGTTCTCGAAGAAAGCCTCCGGTGA